From Melitaea cinxia chromosome 23, ilMelCinx1.1, whole genome shotgun sequence, the proteins below share one genomic window:
- the LOC123664944 gene encoding facilitated trehalose transporter Tret1-like: protein MKINISSAVIRQYALVFTVNLAVLSTGMSLSWPSPVLVKLQNSTETPLPEPVTDEEGSWIVSAGFLCCLISNIFGGMLLDVIGRKYCILLAMVPKLLMSFILIFANRVWMFIFCRAVMLMTDSLVFIVVPVYASEIACKDNRGALGTFLQIFSSLGIVVTLGVGPFLSYTTYNVLLTATIAVCTIPLIFLPDTPFHLYAKGRIDDAMKVLSSIRGSEEKAKQEMEEYRSSKNNEEKVAKVALFKNQMFWKSVSLGILVVGGAQLTGTNAVQFYLQTILESTQTSVKPEIASVIIGIIQILASFFTTPSTTWFNRKTILLTSLAGISFGMLGLGTFFKTIETEGYKITGFMNYLPIISLILIKFCYSAGIGSLLWVVVTEIFEGPARALGFSISLNSSSLLVFITTKYLATMISTVGPAATYWFFSCMCVLVGTLIYILLPETKGKTFGEIQEALGVKKVVVEDKTADGKKEKSNV, encoded by the exons TTAATCTCGCCGTTCTCTCGACTGGTATGAGCTTGTCCTGGCCATCACCAGTTCTTGTGAAACTACAGAATTCTACTGAGACACCTCTACCAGAACCCGTCACAGATGAAGAGGGATCATGGATCGTTTCTGCTGGATTCCTATGTTGCTTAATTT caaaTATTTTCGGCGGTATGCTGCTAGATGTTATCGGTAGAAAGTACTGCATCTTGTTGGCTATGGTTCCGAAGTTACTAATGTCGTTCATACTCATATTCGCTAACAGAGTATGGATGTTCATATTTTGTAGAGCAGTTATGTTGATGACAGATTCATTAGTGTTCATCGTCGTTCCTGTTTATGCTTCTGAAATTGCTTGT AAAGACAATCGCGGTGCGTTAGGCACGTTTCTTCAAATATTCTCGTCACTCGGTATTGTAGTAACACTAGGAGTGGGACCCTTTCTATCGTACACCACCTATAACGTGTTGTTAACGGCAACGATAGCTGTATGCACTATACCCTTAATTTTTCTACCGGATACGCCTTTCCATCTATATGCTAAAG GTCGCATCGATGACGCTATGAAAGTGTTATCTTCAATAAGAGGATCAGAAGAAAAAGCCAAACAAGAGATGGAAGAATACAGATCTAgtaaaaataatgaagaaaaGGTTGCCAAAGTGGCGTTATTCAAAAATCAAATGTTTTGGAAATCCGTATCCTTAGGAATTTTAGTAGTAGGAGGAGCACAGCTCACGGGAACTAATGCtgtgcaattttatttacaaactattTTAGAGTCTACACAAACTAGCGTTAAGCCTGAAATTGCGTCCGTTATTATTGGCATAATTCAAATTTTGGCTAGCTTTTTCACAACTCCGAGTACTACTTGGTTCAATAGGAAGACGATATTGTTAACATCTCTTGCGGGAATATCCTTTGGTATG TTGGGACTCGGTACATTTTTCAAGACAATCGAAACAGAAGGCTACAAAATTACCGGCTTTATGAACTACTTACCAATTATATCACTGATACTGATCAAATTCTGTTACAGTGCTG gTATCGGTTCGTTGTTATGGGTGGTAGTAACAGAAATTTTCGAGGGACCAGCTAGGGCATTAGGTTTTTCTATAAGCCTTAATTCATCATCTTTACTTGTATTTATAACAACCAAATATTTAGCAACAATGATTTCAACGGTAGGACCAGCTGCAACATACtggttctttagttgtatgtgtgtattagTTGGaactttaatatacattttattacctGAAACTAAAGGCAAGACGTTTGGTGAAATCCAGGAGGCATTGGGTGTCAAAAAAGTGGTCGTTGAAGATAAAACTGCTGATGGAAAAAAGGAAAAGAGTAACGTGTAA